A single genomic interval of Leptospira montravelensis harbors:
- a CDS encoding SDR family NAD(P)-dependent oxidoreductase translates to MDYKNKVILITGASSGIGRATALALAKFQNKIILTARRENLLQEVSKEITKLGSECMTFVGDGRDETHAEFVVEEIVKKYGKIDIALLNIGIGPPSNTLTSSAKTILDCMNINYSSLIYFYVPLMKQMKKQKDVSMISHMNSLATYFGIPMQGDYTASKGAARLFLETARMELEHFGFKHIRIQTIHPGFVDTEAVKNDGIPAPNQISENEAANLVLKGIRKEWKENRFPYGTALATRIGRIVPLWLRTKILLSETPKNF, encoded by the coding sequence ATGGACTATAAAAACAAGGTAATTTTAATCACGGGAGCTTCATCTGGTATTGGAAGAGCGACTGCCTTAGCCCTAGCTAAATTTCAAAATAAAATTATACTTACCGCAAGAAGGGAAAATCTTCTCCAAGAAGTTTCGAAAGAGATTACGAAATTAGGAAGTGAGTGTATGACTTTTGTAGGTGATGGAAGAGACGAGACCCATGCAGAATTTGTAGTAGAAGAAATAGTTAAGAAGTATGGAAAGATAGATATCGCTCTATTGAATATCGGGATCGGGCCTCCGTCTAATACATTAACTTCAAGCGCGAAAACGATCTTAGACTGTATGAATATCAACTACAGTTCTTTGATTTACTTTTATGTTCCCCTTATGAAGCAGATGAAAAAACAAAAAGATGTAAGTATGATCTCTCATATGAATTCGTTAGCTACCTATTTCGGAATTCCTATGCAAGGTGATTATACTGCTTCCAAAGGCGCAGCACGTCTTTTTTTAGAAACAGCGCGAATGGAATTAGAACATTTCGGATTCAAACATATAAGAATCCAAACAATACATCCTGGATTTGTGGACACGGAAGCGGTAAAGAATGATGGGATCCCTGCTCCGAATCAAATCAGTGAGAATGAGGCTGCAAACCTAGTCCTAAAGGGCATTAGAAAAGAATGGAAAGAAAACCGTTTCCCATACGGAACTGCTTTGG
- a CDS encoding GNAT family N-acetyltransferase, whose translation MEIESLMMDLLTFRVLLPNELKTFQLIASWYFDEWKIPIEKTLLKLESISLDNSQFQVIAMQGDRPVATGGIYHHVGLLEKEPRFKKHKHWLGLVYTIPEFRHLGIGAELCKYIEGATRDRGIREVYLFSDTAVSLYNRLGWAEVETVVYGPRSVTVMKKEF comes from the coding sequence TTGGAGATTGAATCGTTGATGATGGATCTTTTGACTTTTCGAGTTTTGTTGCCGAATGAATTGAAAACATTCCAGTTGATTGCTAGTTGGTATTTTGATGAATGGAAAATCCCGATCGAAAAAACCTTATTAAAACTGGAATCAATCTCGTTGGATAATTCTCAGTTCCAAGTCATTGCTATGCAAGGTGATAGGCCTGTAGCAACTGGTGGTATATATCATCATGTTGGCCTATTAGAGAAGGAACCTCGATTTAAGAAACATAAACACTGGTTAGGTTTGGTATACACAATTCCGGAATTTCGGCATCTAGGAATAGGTGCTGAACTTTGTAAGTATATTGAAGGCGCAACTAGAGATCGCGGCATTCGGGAAGTTTATTTATTTTCCGATACGGCTGTTTCCTTGTATAACCGTCTTGGTTGGGCTGAGGTTGAAACCGTTGTCTATGGTCCAAGAAGTGTGACGGTAATGAAGAAAGAATTTTGA
- a CDS encoding PEGA domain-containing protein gives MKHKISALLIILGLVCNVIPLYSIDDYYNFPNQSYKGSVIYESSRNLCLFSFAATSSDPTKEYLSKGIPSVLLSELRSLEYTYVEYPKANVIYHSFGEAPTSTLQERIDAESPNVKRKRREINDEKDLQDLRSGKKQLAPEKDPRYVKVTIRQLWDRKPPKPDESFGLATKLNCDYMITGSFEVKDSDLVTKVFLYDDFEGKTIPFEHKTSLTRAYQEMGPLGELIREKLQGKDTTSVEVSASGEEGALVYLDGIYLGKTPLTGKKFPVGKRSLFVFKEGFHPYKQDVQLEKGRSFQLDVKLSLKLSNSFISVTSNVESDVYLGIQYLGKTPLNHIPIPSGMNRLRISKEGYIDSFRAVDAVDNEEVKFNIEMREGNTEVYYKNKQNVFLDHTYKDFATYSLYGSLLFYASYVYLNYASRQAYSAARSQVTLVDARAISSFYGNNPNEFFFWYGVQNSIIDDAESKARNLKRIAGTLPMENRRDRQLVGGPMVIMMGLMLVSAATFYILGLDEETLEFGYLPLNPSAVSYGQNAREGYGYMQFNMRY, from the coding sequence ATGAAACATAAAATTTCCGCACTACTCATCATCCTTGGACTAGTATGCAATGTTATACCATTGTACTCGATTGATGATTATTATAATTTTCCGAATCAAAGTTACAAAGGAAGTGTTATTTACGAATCCTCTCGGAATCTGTGTTTGTTTTCTTTCGCAGCTACAAGCTCCGATCCCACCAAGGAATATCTTTCTAAAGGAATTCCTTCTGTTTTACTTTCGGAACTTCGCAGTTTAGAATATACCTATGTGGAATACCCAAAAGCAAATGTGATTTATCATTCGTTTGGTGAGGCTCCTACGTCAACTCTGCAAGAAAGGATAGACGCAGAATCTCCAAATGTGAAAAGAAAAAGGAGAGAGATTAATGATGAAAAAGATCTGCAGGATTTGCGGTCTGGTAAAAAACAATTAGCTCCTGAGAAAGATCCACGTTATGTAAAGGTTACAATAAGACAGCTTTGGGATAGAAAACCTCCTAAACCTGATGAATCTTTTGGTTTAGCAACAAAGTTAAATTGCGATTATATGATTACTGGATCTTTCGAAGTTAAAGATTCGGACCTTGTCACTAAGGTTTTTTTATATGATGACTTTGAAGGAAAAACAATCCCTTTTGAACACAAAACTTCATTAACTCGTGCTTACCAAGAAATGGGCCCACTGGGAGAATTGATTCGAGAAAAATTACAAGGAAAAGATACAACTTCTGTTGAAGTTTCTGCTTCAGGAGAAGAGGGTGCCCTTGTTTATTTAGATGGAATATATTTGGGAAAAACACCCTTAACTGGAAAAAAGTTTCCCGTTGGAAAACGATCCTTATTTGTTTTCAAGGAAGGTTTCCATCCTTATAAACAAGATGTTCAGTTGGAAAAAGGTAGATCCTTTCAACTCGATGTTAAACTCTCCTTAAAATTAAGTAATTCTTTTATATCGGTTACTTCCAATGTAGAATCGGATGTTTACTTAGGAATTCAATATCTTGGGAAAACTCCTTTGAATCATATTCCTATTCCTTCGGGAATGAATCGATTGCGAATCTCGAAGGAAGGTTATATTGATAGCTTTCGAGCTGTAGACGCAGTGGACAATGAAGAAGTAAAATTTAATATAGAAATGAGAGAAGGTAATACAGAAGTTTATTATAAGAATAAACAAAATGTGTTTTTGGATCATACATATAAAGATTTTGCCACCTATTCTTTGTATGGTTCCCTTTTATTTTATGCAAGTTATGTATATTTAAATTATGCATCAAGGCAGGCATATTCTGCTGCTAGGTCTCAAGTGACTCTTGTAGATGCACGTGCTATTTCATCTTTTTATGGAAATAATCCAAATGAGTTTTTCTTTTGGTATGGAGTTCAGAATTCTATCATCGATGATGCTGAATCAAAAGCTCGAAACTTAAAACGAATAGCCGGAACTCTTCCAATGGAGAATCGAAGAGACCGGCAATTAGTAGGAGGTCCTATGGTGATTATGATGGGGCTTATGCTCGTATCTGCGGCTACTTTTTATATCCTTGGACTTGATGAAGAAACTTTGGAATTTGGATATTTGCCTTTAAATCCTTCTGCTGTAAGTTATGGACAGAATGCACGTGAGGGATATGGTTATATGCAATTTAATATGCGTTACTAA
- a CDS encoding ABC transporter permease → MTIHTLVRFTFFCLVLVGVIVLSAPTNVDLTHNNLPIFSKGFLAGTDRLGRDNLALFCYGSLSTILLVVPARILTIIVSFVLSAFSLFFPKKSEWVLSGIVSVSLAIPSLLSALVVISLLPNNPFAIFIAILVSDWALSYETLTAKIREIKQSSYLLASLCMGAKPYQLIFLHYLPALRDMFGFLFFSGLPGVVMTTALFSYLGIQTSIGETGPGLGEQISFSKDYFDKSPVSVLLPIVAILTLVYSLGSNQKKNET, encoded by the coding sequence ATGACAATTCATACCTTAGTGAGGTTCACTTTTTTTTGTCTGGTTCTTGTGGGTGTGATTGTTTTGTCCGCACCTACAAATGTAGATTTAACTCATAATAATTTACCGATATTTTCAAAGGGATTTTTGGCAGGTACTGATCGATTGGGTCGTGACAACTTAGCGCTGTTTTGTTATGGATCTTTATCCACCATTTTGCTTGTGGTTCCTGCTCGCATTTTAACGATTATCGTCTCTTTTGTTTTGTCTGCGTTTTCACTTTTTTTTCCTAAAAAATCGGAATGGGTTCTTTCTGGGATTGTTTCGGTATCCCTTGCGATTCCTTCTCTATTGTCTGCTTTGGTTGTGATTAGTTTGTTACCCAACAATCCATTTGCAATTTTTATTGCTATCTTGGTTTCTGATTGGGCATTGTCATATGAAACGCTTACGGCGAAGATTCGCGAAATCAAACAAAGTTCGTATTTATTGGCTTCCCTTTGTATGGGTGCAAAACCTTACCAACTTATTTTTTTGCATTATCTTCCTGCCCTTCGTGATATGTTCGGATTTTTGTTTTTTTCCGGGTTACCGGGGGTAGTAATGACAACGGCTTTGTTTTCCTATTTAGGAATCCAAACATCAATTGGCGAAACAGGTCCTGGACTTGGGGAACAGATCTCATTTTCGAAAGATTATTTTGATAAGTCACCCGTTTCCGTTTTGCTTCCGATTGTTGCCATTTTAACTTTGGTGTATTCTTTGGGATCTAACCAGAAAAAGAATGAAACATAA
- a CDS encoding ABC transporter permease produces MKSEVFRFLYFLLLLSCISSFVSEFHTKDKSYLYADAGIMVTSTQEKDFLSTYLQFWKSLILESGGKTENGEEVYSHIANRFLSTFHLAIFSLFFGSIFAFGLSLCATYFRSSIFYNIVSFSANLILSTPIFIVAILLLIVFFYRLEVFPPGGYEPGNTYYVVLPGIALGSRIYARMSLYLLPEIRKEADSKYVQLLKTRSYPWSHIVGKEIFLKVLPIALIILVLDFGSLLSGAMVVEEIFFFPGIGKTLYYSIKSMDTKLLATLLMYSGILFYVLNRIGFYLQRFFSGGV; encoded by the coding sequence GTGAAGTCGGAAGTTTTCCGTTTTCTGTATTTTCTGTTACTGTTATCTTGTATCAGTAGTTTTGTTTCTGAATTCCACACAAAAGATAAATCATATTTGTATGCGGATGCAGGGATAATGGTTACCTCTACACAAGAAAAAGATTTTTTGTCTACCTATCTTCAGTTTTGGAAATCATTAATTTTAGAATCGGGTGGAAAAACAGAAAATGGTGAAGAAGTATATTCTCATATTGCAAATCGTTTTCTTTCAACTTTTCATTTAGCTATCTTTAGTCTATTTTTTGGATCTATTTTTGCTTTTGGACTTTCTCTTTGTGCCACTTACTTTCGTTCGAGTATTTTCTATAACATTGTTTCATTTAGTGCCAATTTGATTTTGTCTACACCTATCTTTATAGTCGCCATTCTTTTGTTGATAGTGTTTTTTTATCGATTGGAAGTTTTTCCACCTGGTGGATACGAACCGGGTAACACGTATTATGTTGTATTGCCGGGTATTGCGTTGGGTTCAAGAATATATGCTAGAATGTCTTTGTATTTATTGCCTGAAATTCGAAAGGAGGCAGATTCTAAATATGTTCAGTTGTTAAAGACACGTTCCTATCCGTGGAGTCATATTGTTGGAAAAGAAATTTTTTTAAAAGTCCTTCCTATCGCACTCATCATTTTGGTTTTGGATTTTGGGTCATTGTTGTCGGGAGCAATGGTGGTGGAAGAAATTTTCTTTTTTCCTGGAATTGGAAAAACCTTATACTATTCGATTAAATCAATGGATACAAAGTTACTAGCTACGTTACTGATGTATTCTGGAATTTTGTTTTATGTTTTAAACAGAATCGGATTTTACTTACAGCGTTTTTTTTCTGGTGGGGTGTGA
- a CDS encoding PTS sugar transporter subunit IIA — protein MNQLLEILDPKNIIFDFKASTKEDAIRKMISHMVATQSLDPIHEEETVSSLMNREKSMSTGIGSGVAIPHCSVHYLNELKCAMAIAPQGIDFDALDHGLVQIFIMLIVPKNKFQDHIKTLALIAKTLNIPEEREKLIKAKNFEEIQKAFLSKS, from the coding sequence ATGAATCAACTTCTGGAGATTCTGGACCCTAAAAATATCATTTTTGATTTCAAAGCATCTACAAAAGAAGATGCAATTCGGAAAATGATCTCTCACATGGTCGCCACACAATCGTTAGATCCTATTCACGAAGAAGAAACTGTTTCTTCTTTAATGAATAGAGAAAAGTCTATGTCAACTGGCATTGGTAGCGGTGTTGCGATTCCTCATTGTTCTGTGCACTATTTGAATGAATTAAAATGTGCGATGGCAATTGCTCCTCAAGGTATCGACTTCGATGCTTTGGATCATGGTTTGGTACAAATATTTATCATGCTCATTGTTCCAAAAAATAAATTTCAAGACCATATTAAAACATTGGCACTGATTGCAAAAACTCTCAATATCCCAGAAGAACGAGAAAAACTCATTAAAGCCAAAAATTTCGAAGAAATCCAAAAGGCATTCCTTTCGAAAAGTTAA
- a CDS encoding ATP-binding protein, producing MLAHNGKKVLAPVNGVASLTADQKFFQIKQDGSWSTTSPYQFRQYDFPALLESFDEGALFSLDLLETPLKDYFQKFRKDSTFKIVLSPFCRYQHLNFEEMILRDMKDAYQAFFELLQIIFPKAEIANFFKIPSLDFEHPDGIPEYFLHKQFHEPVFQTRKSLMNHEVLFLGGETIFHILKKLYYNEPFTKRHLAVFLVDRKGRMDVEPRQFFLTNGQSLAFIPSNLDKRYKIASFETVFEEVKPLDITSLGYFNIYEHYSITLYEKLPASRKEFSCIDCMECNNYCPTHANPVQLIKGKTEDFEKNLCVSCGICTVYCPSGIDIRKRINGAMI from the coding sequence ATGCTTGCGCATAACGGAAAGAAGGTGCTTGCTCCAGTGAATGGAGTGGCAAGTCTTACTGCAGACCAAAAATTTTTCCAAATCAAACAAGATGGATCTTGGTCTACCACATCTCCTTACCAATTTCGACAATATGATTTTCCTGCACTCTTAGAATCCTTTGACGAAGGTGCGTTGTTTTCCTTGGATTTATTGGAAACACCTTTAAAGGATTATTTCCAAAAATTTAGGAAAGATTCTACTTTTAAAATTGTTTTATCACCATTTTGCAGATACCAACATCTCAATTTTGAAGAGATGATCCTTCGTGATATGAAGGATGCCTACCAAGCTTTTTTTGAACTTTTGCAAATTATTTTTCCTAAAGCAGAGATAGCCAATTTTTTTAAAATTCCATCTTTAGATTTTGAACATCCCGATGGAATTCCTGAATATTTTTTACACAAACAATTTCATGAGCCAGTGTTTCAAACTAGAAAGTCTTTGATGAATCATGAAGTATTGTTTTTAGGTGGAGAAACAATATTCCATATTTTAAAAAAGTTATATTATAATGAACCATTTACCAAAAGACATTTAGCTGTTTTTTTAGTAGACCGAAAGGGTAGAATGGATGTGGAACCGCGACAGTTCTTTTTGACAAATGGTCAATCCTTAGCTTTCATTCCTAGCAACTTAGACAAACGATATAAAATTGCTTCCTTTGAAACTGTGTTTGAAGAAGTGAAACCATTGGATATTACTTCTTTAGGTTATTTTAATATATACGAACATTATTCGATTACACTTTATGAAAAACTTCCTGCATCTAGAAAAGAATTCAGTTGTATTGATTGTATGGAGTGTAATAATTATTGTCCGACTCATGCAAACCCTGTGCAACTCATCAAAGGGAAAACCGAAGACTTTGAAAAAAATCTTTGTGTATCCTGTGGCATTTGCACAGTATATTGCCCTTCGGGAATTGATATTCGAAAAAGAATTAATGGAGCAATGATTTAA
- a CDS encoding cellulose synthase family protein, with amino-acid sequence MLTFLSISFLVLYGFDILVLFYFGLHTYLMVFLYSKYKQNCAEDETKLLSIKDKNLPTVTVQLPIFNEFYVVDRLIESACNLEYPAKKLQIQVLDDSTDETIEKVATLVAQYKKKGIWIEHVHRTNRKGHKAGALDEGMAKAKGDYIAIFDADFTPDSDFLLRTMGYFGDESIGMVQTRWGHINETYNILTKAQSFGIDGHFMIEQVARNGSSLWMNFNGTAGIWRRSCIEDAGGWEHDTLTEDFDLSYRAELKGWKFRYIKDVVCKAEIPATMNAYKAQQFRWCKGSIQTAVKLIPRIWKSKESWKIKGEAITHLINYSVHPLMIINILLTAPLLLMEYWAGFKMDDLPMEILFGSAAVLSVGSMGPVIFYAYSQREIHKNWKSKLVYLPILVMIGTGIAVMNTYAWVEAVFGIQSGFKRTPKLRIEKEGDSLQDKIKYVVPVDYRAFLEFFMGAYCVFCIYLSFMVGKPYMIGFMVLYSIGFFYVSYLSVAESFWKFKPATKAEKELRAVA; translated from the coding sequence ATGCTCACGTTTTTATCTATATCGTTTTTGGTTCTTTACGGCTTTGACATTTTAGTTTTGTTCTACTTCGGATTGCATACTTACCTCATGGTTTTTTTGTATAGCAAATACAAACAAAACTGTGCGGAAGACGAAACAAAGTTGTTATCCATTAAGGATAAAAACCTTCCGACTGTAACGGTTCAATTACCAATTTTTAACGAGTTTTATGTGGTAGATCGTTTGATCGAATCTGCCTGTAACTTAGAATACCCTGCAAAAAAACTCCAAATCCAAGTTCTTGACGATTCCACAGATGAAACCATTGAAAAGGTCGCAACTCTTGTAGCGCAGTACAAGAAAAAAGGAATTTGGATTGAACATGTTCACAGAACCAATCGCAAAGGACACAAAGCGGGAGCCTTGGATGAAGGTATGGCAAAAGCAAAAGGGGACTACATTGCTATTTTCGATGCCGACTTCACTCCTGATTCTGATTTTCTCCTTCGCACAATGGGATACTTTGGAGACGAGTCCATTGGGATGGTACAAACTCGTTGGGGCCATATCAACGAAACTTATAATATCTTAACCAAAGCACAAAGTTTTGGAATCGACGGGCACTTTATGATCGAACAAGTCGCAAGAAACGGTTCAAGCCTTTGGATGAACTTCAATGGAACTGCCGGAATCTGGAGACGTTCGTGTATTGAAGACGCTGGTGGTTGGGAACATGACACGCTCACAGAAGACTTCGATCTTTCTTACCGTGCCGAACTCAAAGGTTGGAAGTTCCGTTACATCAAAGATGTAGTTTGTAAAGCAGAGATTCCTGCGACTATGAACGCATACAAAGCCCAACAATTCCGTTGGTGTAAAGGTTCAATCCAAACTGCTGTGAAACTTATTCCACGCATTTGGAAGTCCAAAGAGTCTTGGAAAATCAAAGGGGAAGCAATCACCCATTTAATTAATTATTCTGTTCATCCTCTCATGATCATCAATATCCTTCTCACAGCTCCTCTCCTTCTTATGGAATATTGGGCTGGATTTAAGATGGATGACCTCCCTATGGAAATTCTATTTGGATCCGCCGCGGTTCTTTCCGTTGGCTCTATGGGACCCGTGATTTTTTATGCTTATTCCCAAAGAGAAATCCACAAAAACTGGAAATCCAAATTGGTTTACCTTCCTATCCTTGTAATGATTGGTACGGGAATTGCTGTTATGAATACCTATGCTTGGGTGGAAGCCGTTTTTGGCATCCAATCCGGGTTCAAACGAACTCCGAAACTCCGAATCGAAAAAGAAGGGGATAGTTTACAGGACAAAATCAAATACGTGGTTCCTGTTGATTACCGAGCTTTCCTCGAATTCTTTATGGGAGCTTATTGTGTATTTTGCATTTATTTATCCTTCATGGTCGGAAAACCATATATGATCGGTTTTATGGTTCTCTATTCCATTGGATTTTTCTATGTCTCTTACCTCTCTGTTGCAGAGTCGTTTTGGAAATTTAAACCAGCGACCAAAGCAGAAAAGGAACTTCGTGCCGTCGCTTAA
- a CDS encoding motility protein A: protein MIHSTLLGILAAVLSVFVAILIEGASLRSFFHLPAMLLIVGGTLGATFASYSISQVTKAVRDTRFALTRKKERDLKLIFFRFWEKARKDGLLSLEDEAKKLENPFLQKGIQLIVDGSDPRTIEEILWEAHEEEEKNDLKSAKVFETAAGFSPTVGIIGTVLGLVTVLENLDGGTKVLGQGIATAFIATFYGISFANLILLPISNQLKVVAKRESNERQAIMRGILSLQSGENRRILAERIDPFVKY from the coding sequence ATGATCCATTCAACACTACTCGGAATCCTAGCAGCCGTATTATCGGTGTTCGTTGCAATTTTAATCGAAGGTGCATCGCTAAGGTCTTTTTTTCATCTTCCTGCAATGCTACTGATCGTCGGCGGAACGTTAGGTGCCACTTTTGCATCTTATTCCATTTCCCAAGTTACGAAAGCAGTAAGAGACACACGTTTTGCTCTTACAAGAAAAAAAGAAAGGGATTTAAAGTTAATATTTTTTCGATTTTGGGAAAAAGCTAGAAAAGATGGATTATTATCTTTAGAAGATGAAGCGAAAAAATTAGAAAACCCATTTTTACAAAAAGGGATTCAGTTGATTGTGGATGGATCCGATCCAAGAACAATTGAAGAAATTTTATGGGAAGCGCACGAAGAAGAAGAAAAGAACGATTTAAAATCAGCGAAAGTTTTTGAAACCGCTGCAGGTTTTTCGCCTACAGTCGGTATCATTGGAACCGTTTTAGGTCTAGTTACAGTTCTTGAAAATTTAGATGGAGGAACTAAAGTTCTGGGGCAAGGAATTGCGACAGCCTTCATTGCTACGTTTTACGGTATTTCTTTTGCAAACTTGATTCTACTCCCTATTTCAAACCAACTCAAAGTTGTCGCCAAACGAGAAAGTAACGAAAGGCAGGCTATTATGCGTGGCATTTTGTCTTTGCAGTCTGGTGAAAATCGAAGAATCCTTGCAGAACGAATTGATCCATTTGTGAAATATTAA
- a CDS encoding class I SAM-dependent methyltransferase → MTERGFGALTMFENRLRKLKKEREKWAKRESITCYRVYSEDIPQISCILDRYPNGFVLYDKSSTRFQAEEGHDERFDRIATIVKDVFQITEDKLYLKRRKKQKGSDQYDKLSIEGNFEWVKESNLEFRVNLSDYLDTGLFLDHRITRDWLKNASKGKSVLNLFSYTGAFSVYAASGGAKKTKSVDLSKTYCDWALKNLEHNGFKSSNHQIINADILQWIEEETKNPNRERYDLIFLDPPTFSNSKKMREEWDVQTKHRNLLLLLLTKFLSDNGEIWFSTNFRKFKMEVADDEWTERGFLCTNRTRESIPADFRDEKVHQLFCIQPEPNR, encoded by the coding sequence ATGACCGAACGGGGATTTGGTGCCCTCACCATGTTTGAAAATCGCCTTCGCAAGCTAAAGAAAGAACGCGAAAAATGGGCGAAAAGAGAATCGATTACTTGTTATCGTGTTTATTCAGAAGACATACCGCAAATTTCTTGTATTTTAGATCGGTATCCAAATGGATTCGTGTTATACGATAAAAGTTCGACGCGCTTCCAAGCAGAGGAAGGTCATGATGAACGTTTTGATCGAATCGCAACGATTGTGAAAGATGTATTTCAAATCACAGAAGACAAATTGTATTTAAAACGAAGGAAAAAGCAAAAAGGTTCAGATCAATATGATAAATTATCCATTGAAGGAAATTTTGAATGGGTAAAAGAATCAAACTTAGAATTTCGTGTTAATCTATCTGATTATTTGGATACTGGTCTTTTTTTGGATCATCGTATTACTAGAGATTGGTTAAAAAACGCATCCAAGGGTAAATCTGTTTTGAACTTATTTTCATACACAGGTGCATTTTCCGTTTATGCTGCGTCAGGTGGTGCCAAAAAAACTAAAAGTGTCGACCTATCAAAAACTTACTGCGATTGGGCATTGAAAAACTTGGAACACAACGGTTTCAAATCTTCAAATCACCAAATTATAAACGCAGATATTTTACAATGGATCGAAGAAGAAACAAAAAATCCAAATAGAGAACGTTATGATTTAATATTTTTGGATCCACCTACCTTTTCCAACAGTAAGAAAATGCGAGAGGAATGGGATGTACAAACAAAACATAGAAATCTTCTTTTATTACTTTTAACAAAATTTCTTTCAGATAATGGCGAGATTTGGTTCTCAACGAACTTTCGGAAATTCAAAATGGAAGTTGCAGATGACGAGTGGACCGAACGTGGTTTTCTATGTACCAATCGTACGAGGGAATCGATTCCTGCAGATTTTCGAGATGAAAAAGTTCATCAATTGTTCTGCATCCAACCAGAACCAAATCGTTGA
- a CDS encoding ribonuclease HI family protein translates to MSSKDTTFIYCDGSSRGNPGPAAIGVSFQDNDGIEFFFLSEKIGNATNNVAEWQALYRGMEEAIKQNLQKIKFRLDSELVVKQMIGEYKVKNKDLLVFKNKCDSLRVSIPNFEIQYIPREQNTRADQLANLAQDSKT, encoded by the coding sequence ATGTCGTCAAAAGATACCACCTTCATTTATTGTGATGGTAGTTCCCGTGGGAATCCTGGCCCCGCTGCCATAGGTGTTTCGTTTCAAGATAATGATGGTATCGAATTTTTTTTCCTATCGGAAAAAATTGGGAACGCAACGAATAATGTAGCTGAATGGCAAGCGTTGTATCGAGGAATGGAAGAAGCCATAAAACAAAATTTACAAAAAATTAAGTTTCGATTGGATTCTGAACTCGTCGTCAAACAGATGATAGGTGAGTATAAAGTTAAAAACAAAGACCTACTTGTTTTTAAGAATAAATGCGATTCTCTAAGAGTATCAATTCCAAATTTTGAAATTCAATATATTCCTCGTGAACAAAACACTAGGGCAGACCAGTTAGCAAATTTGGCACAGGATAGCAAGACTTGA